One genomic window of Actinoplanes lobatus includes the following:
- a CDS encoding MGH1-like glycoside hydrolase domain-containing protein, giving the protein MGTDVSERVRLAQADSGEQPWRAWGPYLAERAWGTVREDYSEHGTAWDYFPHDHARSRAYRWNEDGMAGLCDDRQTFAFALALWNGRDPILKERMFGLGGDGGNHGEDAKDYWWYQDSTSTHSWMRWRYHYPQAEFPYDELVRVNGQRSRNEAEYELVDTGIFDEDRFWAVTVDYAKAGTHDVCIAVTVANRGPEPATLHVLPTLWFRNTWSWGLPNRQIPKIIGTPGRLSGRHRSLGRITLDGQGTPRPLMCDNETNAQRLWGRPGHSPFPKDGINDHLTLDMPTVNPAGTGTKGALHYRVTLGAGESRTIRLRLTQSDRALPPADLGDGWSAVMRDRLAEADEFFAEVLPEAATGDEKDVARQAVAGLMWGKQFYHFDVKQWLHGDPGNAPPPPGRRHGRNNGWWHMNSFDVISMPDPWEYPWYAAWDLAFHCVSIARVDPGFAKSQLLLLLREWYMHPNGQIPAYEWSFSDVNPPVHAWAALQVFKIDGGRDFGFLSRVMHKLLLNFTWWVNRKDVGGNNLFEGGFLGLDNVGPFDRSAALPVAGVLEQSDGTGWMAMYALNLLDMSIILALHDRAYEDMATKFFEHFTYIAEAAYRQGLWDEEDSFFYDVLRLPDGHRVPLKARSIVGLLPLAATTRLTSETLGRLPEINARVRWMLHHQGEFGDVISARRLGGADRRRQRLLSMVGQDQLLRILARLLDPEEFLSPYGLRTLSRAHLEKPFTVSLGGSDFTVGYEPAESTSGLFGGNSNWRGPVWMPVNYLLVQALREFAEFYGEDLKAEYPTGSQCKAGLTEIADDLSRRLIGLFVPDAEGRRPIYGATELFQTHPDWKDLVAFPEYFNGDNGAGLGAWHQAGWTALVIDLIFNLRSGPDRP; this is encoded by the coding sequence GTGGGGACGGACGTGTCGGAGCGGGTACGCCTCGCACAGGCCGATTCCGGTGAGCAGCCGTGGCGCGCGTGGGGGCCGTACCTCGCCGAACGCGCCTGGGGCACGGTTCGTGAGGACTACAGCGAGCACGGCACGGCGTGGGACTACTTCCCGCACGATCACGCGCGCTCCCGGGCGTACCGGTGGAACGAGGACGGCATGGCCGGGCTCTGCGACGACCGGCAGACGTTCGCCTTCGCGCTCGCGCTGTGGAACGGCCGGGACCCGATCCTGAAGGAGCGGATGTTCGGCCTCGGCGGGGACGGCGGCAACCACGGCGAGGACGCCAAGGACTACTGGTGGTACCAGGACTCCACATCCACCCACTCGTGGATGCGCTGGCGCTACCACTACCCGCAGGCCGAGTTCCCGTACGACGAGCTGGTCCGGGTGAACGGGCAGCGGTCACGCAACGAGGCCGAGTACGAGCTGGTCGACACCGGGATCTTCGACGAGGACCGGTTCTGGGCGGTCACCGTCGACTACGCGAAGGCCGGCACCCACGACGTCTGCATCGCGGTCACCGTCGCCAACCGTGGCCCGGAGCCGGCCACCCTGCACGTGCTGCCCACCCTGTGGTTCCGCAACACGTGGTCGTGGGGGCTGCCCAACCGCCAGATCCCGAAGATCATCGGTACGCCGGGGCGGCTGTCCGGACGGCACCGCTCACTCGGCCGCATCACCCTCGACGGGCAGGGCACGCCCCGGCCGCTGATGTGCGACAACGAGACGAACGCGCAGCGGCTGTGGGGGCGGCCGGGGCACAGCCCGTTCCCCAAGGACGGCATCAACGACCACCTGACGCTCGACATGCCGACGGTGAACCCGGCCGGGACCGGCACCAAGGGGGCGCTGCACTACCGGGTGACGCTGGGGGCGGGGGAGAGCCGTACCATCCGGCTCCGGCTCACCCAGAGCGACCGGGCGCTGCCGCCGGCCGACCTCGGCGACGGCTGGAGCGCGGTGATGCGCGACCGGCTGGCCGAGGCCGACGAGTTCTTCGCCGAGGTGCTGCCGGAGGCGGCCACCGGCGACGAGAAGGACGTGGCCCGGCAGGCCGTCGCCGGCCTGATGTGGGGCAAGCAGTTCTACCACTTCGACGTCAAGCAGTGGCTGCACGGCGACCCGGGCAACGCCCCACCGCCACCGGGCCGGCGCCACGGGCGCAACAACGGCTGGTGGCACATGAACAGCTTCGACGTCATCAGTATGCCGGACCCGTGGGAGTACCCCTGGTACGCCGCCTGGGACCTGGCGTTCCACTGTGTCAGCATCGCCCGCGTCGATCCGGGATTCGCCAAGTCCCAGCTCCTGCTGCTGCTCCGCGAGTGGTACATGCACCCGAACGGCCAGATCCCGGCGTACGAGTGGTCGTTCTCCGACGTGAACCCGCCGGTGCACGCCTGGGCCGCGTTGCAGGTCTTCAAGATCGACGGCGGGCGGGACTTCGGCTTCCTGTCCCGCGTGATGCACAAGCTGCTGCTCAACTTCACCTGGTGGGTCAACCGCAAGGACGTCGGCGGCAACAACCTCTTCGAGGGTGGCTTCCTCGGCCTGGACAACGTCGGGCCGTTCGACCGGTCGGCCGCGCTGCCGGTCGCCGGGGTGCTGGAGCAGTCCGACGGTACCGGCTGGATGGCCATGTACGCGCTCAACCTGCTCGACATGTCGATCATCCTGGCCCTGCACGACCGGGCCTACGAGGACATGGCCACCAAGTTCTTCGAGCACTTCACGTACATCGCGGAGGCGGCGTACCGGCAGGGGCTGTGGGACGAGGAGGACAGCTTCTTCTACGACGTGCTGCGCCTGCCGGACGGCCACCGGGTGCCGCTCAAGGCCCGCTCGATCGTCGGCCTGCTGCCGCTGGCCGCCACCACCCGGCTCACCTCGGAGACCCTCGGCCGGCTTCCGGAGATCAACGCACGGGTCCGGTGGATGCTGCATCACCAGGGAGAGTTCGGTGACGTGATCAGCGCCCGGCGCCTCGGCGGCGCCGACCGGCGCCGGCAGCGCCTGCTCAGCATGGTCGGTCAGGACCAGCTGCTGCGCATTCTCGCGCGCCTGCTCGATCCCGAGGAGTTCCTTTCCCCGTACGGGCTGCGCACCCTGTCCCGTGCCCACCTGGAGAAGCCGTTCACGGTGTCGCTGGGCGGCTCCGACTTCACCGTCGGCTACGAGCCGGCCGAAAGTACCAGCGGCCTGTTCGGCGGAAACTCCAACTGGCGCGGTCCGGTGTGGATGCCGGTCAACTACCTCCTGGTCCAGGCGCTGCGGGAGTTCGCCGAGTTCTACGGCGAGGACCTGAAAGCCGAGTACCCGACCGGCTCGCAGTGCAAGGCCGGGCTCACCGAGATCGCCGACGACCTGTCCCGCCGCCTGATCGGCCTGTTCGTGCCGGACGCCGAGGGTCGCCGCCCGATCTACGGCGCCACCGAGCTTTTCCAGACCCACCCGGACTGGAAGGACCTGGTCGCCTTCCCGGAGTACTTCAACGGCGACAACGGGGCCGGCCTGGGCGCCTGGCACCAGGCCGGCTGGACGGCCCTGGTCATCGACCTGATCTTCAACCTGCGGAGTGGCCCCGACCGGCCTTAG
- a CDS encoding anthranilate synthase family protein encodes MPFALLHRDGADHVEVLTGDVVTVATLADIPLHPGTPVLAVIPYRQIGERGFDCVDDGAPLECLLVRSTSREPLDAFPPGPLTLRDGGFDLSDDEYGRIVEEVLRDEIGHGEGANFVIHRVYEATVEGDPLAAARAAFGRLLTGEQGTYWTFLVDTGERILVGATPERHVSVTDGVTMMNPISGTYRNDGGYPGLLDFLRDPKEIEELYMVLDEELKMMATVAEHGGQVAGPYLKEMARLTHTEYLLAGHGSLDVRDVLRETMFAPTVTGSPIENACRVIARHERRGRRYYAGVLALLDHDEQGRQTLDAPILIRTAEITPDGALRVPVGATLVRHSTAAGEVAETHTKASGLLSALGAVPSKPLPVRGTAQTPEVRELLAARNDELARFWLDSRAPGALTVPSLAGRHAVIIDAEDTFTAMLAHQLKALGLRVTLLPWTSVTTLPEGDLLVFGPGPGDPSNLADPKMATLHRLAGEALEARRPLFAVCLGQQILASLLGLSLARRDSPYQGLAREVDLFGTVRRVGFYSSFSAVSDEPVAASPYGPAELAVDPSDRTVHALRGAGFAGVQFHPESVLSRDGVDVLRELLPPLLSDVVSPALPG; translated from the coding sequence ATGCCCTTCGCCCTGCTCCACCGTGACGGCGCCGACCACGTCGAGGTACTGACCGGGGACGTCGTCACCGTCGCCACGCTCGCCGACATCCCGCTGCATCCCGGCACACCGGTGCTGGCGGTGATCCCCTACCGGCAGATCGGCGAACGCGGTTTCGACTGCGTCGACGACGGCGCCCCGCTGGAGTGCCTGCTGGTCCGCTCGACCAGCCGAGAGCCCCTGGACGCGTTCCCGCCCGGTCCGCTGACCCTGCGCGACGGCGGTTTCGACCTGTCCGACGACGAGTACGGCCGGATCGTCGAGGAGGTGCTGCGCGACGAGATCGGGCACGGCGAGGGCGCCAACTTCGTCATCCACCGGGTCTACGAGGCCACCGTCGAGGGCGATCCGCTCGCCGCGGCGCGGGCCGCGTTCGGCCGGCTGCTCACCGGGGAACAGGGCACCTACTGGACGTTCCTGGTCGACACCGGGGAGCGGATCCTGGTCGGCGCCACCCCGGAACGGCACGTCAGCGTCACCGACGGGGTCACCATGATGAACCCGATCAGCGGCACCTACCGCAACGACGGCGGCTACCCGGGCCTGCTCGACTTCCTGCGCGACCCGAAGGAGATCGAGGAGCTCTACATGGTCCTCGACGAGGAGCTCAAGATGATGGCCACGGTCGCCGAACACGGCGGCCAGGTGGCCGGCCCCTACCTCAAGGAGATGGCCCGCCTCACCCACACCGAGTACCTCCTGGCCGGGCACGGTTCGCTGGACGTCCGGGACGTGCTGCGGGAGACCATGTTCGCGCCGACCGTCACCGGCAGCCCGATCGAGAACGCCTGCCGGGTCATCGCCCGGCACGAGCGCCGCGGCCGCCGCTACTACGCCGGCGTGCTCGCCCTGCTCGACCACGACGAGCAGGGCCGGCAGACGCTGGACGCGCCGATCCTCATCCGCACCGCGGAGATCACCCCCGACGGCGCGCTGCGCGTCCCGGTCGGTGCCACGCTGGTCCGCCATTCGACAGCGGCGGGCGAGGTCGCGGAGACCCACACCAAGGCGTCCGGCCTGCTCTCCGCGCTGGGCGCGGTTCCGTCAAAACCCCTTCCGGTACGGGGTACGGCGCAGACACCGGAGGTACGCGAACTGCTGGCCGCCCGCAACGACGAACTGGCCCGGTTCTGGCTCGACTCCCGGGCGCCCGGCGCGCTGACCGTGCCGTCACTGGCCGGCCGGCACGCGGTGATCATCGACGCCGAGGACACGTTCACCGCCATGCTCGCCCACCAGCTCAAAGCCCTCGGCCTGCGGGTCACCCTGCTGCCGTGGACGTCGGTGACCACCCTGCCGGAGGGCGACCTGCTGGTGTTCGGTCCCGGCCCGGGCGACCCCTCGAACCTGGCCGACCCCAAGATGGCGACCCTGCACCGGCTCGCCGGGGAGGCGCTCGAGGCGCGGCGGCCGCTGTTCGCGGTCTGTCTCGGGCAGCAGATCCTGGCCTCGCTGCTGGGGCTGTCGCTGGCCCGGCGGGACTCGCCCTACCAGGGTCTGGCCCGGGAGGTCGACCTGTTCGGGACGGTCCGGCGGGTCGGCTTCTACTCCAGCTTCTCGGCGGTGTCGGACGAGCCGGTGGCGGCGTCGCCGTACGGGCCGGCCGAACTGGCCGTCGACCCTTCCGACCGCACGGTGCACGCGCTGCGCGGCGCCGGCTTCGCGGGCGTCCAGTTCCACCCCGAGTCCGTCCTCAGCCGCGACGGCGTCGACGTGCTCCGCGAACTTCTGCCGCCGCTTCTGTCCGACGTGGTTAGCCCGGCCCTCCCCGGGTAG
- a CDS encoding response regulator transcription factor, which translates to MTTVLVADDDADIRDLVALKLEQAGLEVLAVGDGQMAVETARARHPTLAVLDVSMPGLSGIDVCRMLRADPATAGTLIIMLTARVQEHDVEGGFGAGADDYVTKPFSPRELVSRIQELLARAERQ; encoded by the coding sequence GTGACGACCGTCCTGGTGGCCGACGACGACGCCGACATCCGTGACCTGGTGGCTCTCAAGCTGGAGCAGGCCGGGCTGGAGGTGCTCGCGGTCGGCGACGGGCAGATGGCGGTGGAGACGGCACGGGCCCGGCACCCCACGCTGGCCGTGCTGGACGTGTCGATGCCGGGGCTCTCCGGCATCGACGTCTGCCGGATGCTGCGGGCGGATCCGGCGACCGCCGGCACGCTGATCATCATGCTCACCGCCCGGGTCCAGGAGCATGACGTGGAGGGCGGGTTCGGCGCCGGGGCCGACGACTACGTGACCAAGCCGTTCAGCCCGCGCGAGCTGGTCTCCCGGATCCAGGAGCTGCTCGCGCGGGCGGAACGTCAGTAG
- a CDS encoding glycoside hydrolase family 3 C-terminal domain-containing protein yields MDLSTSEQAAITSGGDFWHTSPVESAGLPAVTVTDGPHGVRMQATGGDLLAGVPATCFPPAVASASTWDPELLRRMGEALGDECRAQDVAVLLGPGVNLKRTPLGGRNFEYFSEDPILTGMLATEWVRGLQSRGVGASLKHFAVNSQETERMRISADVDERTLREMYLRAFQRVVTRAQPWTVMCAYNRVNGVYASEHHWLLTEVLRGEWGFEGLVVSDWGAVVDRVKAVAAGLDLTMPGPDADGDAALVAAVGSGDLDPALLRQSAERVREMIVKAGKRPAGGYDAEAHHALAREIAGRAIVLLKNEGDLLPLGSSSTLAVIGEFARTPRYQGGGSSQITPTRLDDALTEITAAAGGEVRFAAGYTVRGDADEGLLAEAVAVAKAADVAIVFAGSVHETEGADRTSIDLPATQVALIERVAAANPRTVVVLSNGAVLATRPWDEKVPALVEGWLLGQAGGSAVADVLFGRVNPSGRLAETIPVKLADHPSHLDFPGEHGHVRYGEGLHVGYRGFDARGQEVAYPFGFGLSYTTFGYGAARATATATGVEVRVPVTNTGARDGREVVQVYVSLPGSRVRRAPRELKAFASVPVEGGDTADVVLTVDRDDLAYWDIRLGRWIVEGGEYLIEVGASSRDVRASVTVHVAGDPDRVPLTTESSVGEWFADPRGAEVLGAAFAEAAGDGPMSAMTANPEMLMMLASLPLARLASFPGSPLSAGDLEKLVAAANY; encoded by the coding sequence ATGGACCTCAGCACCTCGGAACAGGCGGCGATCACCAGCGGCGGCGACTTCTGGCACACCTCGCCGGTCGAGTCGGCGGGCCTCCCCGCGGTGACCGTCACCGATGGCCCGCACGGGGTGCGCATGCAGGCGACCGGCGGTGACCTGCTGGCCGGGGTGCCCGCCACCTGCTTCCCGCCGGCCGTGGCCAGCGCCTCCACCTGGGATCCGGAGCTGCTGCGCCGGATGGGCGAGGCGCTCGGCGACGAGTGCCGGGCGCAGGACGTGGCGGTGCTGCTCGGGCCGGGCGTCAACCTGAAGCGCACCCCGCTGGGCGGCCGCAACTTCGAGTACTTCTCCGAGGACCCGATCCTGACCGGGATGCTGGCCACCGAATGGGTGCGCGGCCTCCAGAGCCGGGGCGTCGGCGCGTCGCTGAAGCACTTCGCGGTGAACAGCCAGGAGACCGAACGGATGCGGATCAGCGCCGACGTCGACGAGCGCACGCTGCGGGAGATGTACCTGCGGGCCTTCCAGCGGGTGGTCACCCGGGCCCAGCCGTGGACCGTGATGTGCGCCTACAACCGGGTCAACGGGGTGTACGCGAGCGAGCACCACTGGCTGCTCACCGAGGTGCTGCGCGGCGAGTGGGGCTTCGAGGGCCTGGTCGTGTCGGACTGGGGCGCCGTGGTGGACCGGGTGAAGGCGGTCGCGGCCGGGCTCGACCTGACCATGCCCGGGCCGGACGCGGACGGCGACGCCGCTCTGGTCGCGGCCGTCGGGTCCGGCGACCTCGACCCGGCTCTGCTGCGGCAGAGCGCGGAGCGCGTACGGGAAATGATCGTGAAGGCCGGGAAGCGACCGGCCGGCGGCTATGACGCCGAAGCGCACCACGCGCTGGCCCGGGAGATCGCCGGACGGGCGATCGTCCTGCTGAAGAACGAGGGTGACCTGCTGCCGCTCGGCTCCTCGTCGACGCTCGCGGTGATCGGCGAGTTCGCGCGGACCCCGCGCTACCAGGGCGGCGGCAGCTCGCAGATCACGCCGACCCGGCTCGACGACGCGCTCACCGAGATCACCGCGGCGGCCGGTGGCGAGGTGCGGTTCGCGGCCGGCTACACCGTGCGGGGTGACGCGGACGAGGGTCTGCTGGCCGAGGCCGTGGCGGTCGCGAAGGCCGCCGACGTGGCGATCGTCTTCGCCGGCAGCGTCCACGAGACCGAAGGCGCCGACCGCACCTCGATCGACCTGCCGGCCACCCAGGTGGCCCTGATCGAGCGGGTGGCGGCGGCCAACCCGCGGACCGTCGTGGTGCTCTCCAACGGCGCGGTCCTCGCCACCCGGCCGTGGGACGAGAAGGTGCCCGCCCTGGTCGAGGGCTGGCTGCTCGGTCAGGCCGGCGGCAGCGCCGTCGCCGACGTGCTGTTCGGGCGGGTCAACCCGTCCGGCCGGCTCGCCGAGACGATCCCGGTGAAGCTCGCCGACCACCCGTCCCACCTGGACTTCCCGGGCGAGCACGGCCACGTCCGGTACGGCGAGGGCCTGCACGTCGGGTACCGGGGCTTCGACGCGCGCGGGCAGGAGGTGGCCTACCCGTTCGGGTTCGGGCTGTCGTACACCACCTTCGGCTACGGCGCGGCCCGCGCCACCGCGACGGCGACCGGCGTCGAGGTCCGCGTCCCGGTGACCAACACCGGCGCGCGCGACGGGCGCGAGGTGGTGCAGGTGTACGTGAGCCTGCCCGGCTCGCGGGTGCGGCGGGCGCCGCGGGAGCTGAAGGCGTTCGCCAGTGTGCCGGTCGAGGGCGGGGACACCGCCGACGTCGTCCTGACCGTCGACCGCGACGACCTGGCCTACTGGGACATCCGGCTGGGCCGGTGGATCGTCGAGGGCGGCGAGTACCTGATCGAGGTGGGCGCCTCGTCCCGGGACGTACGGGCGTCGGTGACCGTGCACGTGGCCGGCGACCCGGACCGGGTGCCGTTGACCACCGAGTCCAGTGTCGGCGAGTGGTTCGCCGACCCGCGCGGCGCCGAGGTGCTGGGCGCGGCGTTCGCGGAGGCGGCGGGCGACGGCCCGATGTCGGCGATGACCGCCAACCCGGAGATGCTGATGATGCTGGCCAGCCTGCCGCTGGCGCGGCTGGCCTCGTTCCCGGGCAGCCCGCTGAGCGCCGGTGACCTGGAGAAGCTGGTGGCCGCGGCCAACTACTGA
- a CDS encoding TetR/AcrR family transcriptional regulator, whose product MTTRLIAERGFWGLSMQDVADGCGLTVPGMLHHVGSKDSLLVAVLEYRDEEDARSLAEKLGLPVHQLWAEEPRRVTLPEVCSALVRRNAEQPEIVRLFAVLEAESLAPGHPAHGYFKARQRRTLDQFAALAEGDVPGPRELAIQVVALMDGLQIQWLREPETIDLVTAWDAAAARLFRP is encoded by the coding sequence ATGACCACGAGGCTGATCGCCGAGCGTGGCTTCTGGGGGCTGTCCATGCAGGACGTGGCCGACGGCTGCGGCCTCACCGTGCCCGGCATGCTGCACCACGTCGGCTCCAAGGACAGCCTGCTCGTGGCCGTTCTGGAATACCGCGACGAGGAGGACGCCCGCTCCCTCGCCGAAAAGCTCGGCCTGCCCGTACACCAGCTCTGGGCCGAGGAACCGCGCCGCGTCACCCTGCCCGAGGTCTGCTCGGCGCTGGTCCGCCGCAACGCCGAACAGCCCGAGATCGTCCGGCTCTTCGCGGTGCTGGAGGCCGAGTCACTGGCCCCCGGCCACCCGGCGCACGGCTACTTCAAGGCCCGGCAGCGGCGCACGCTGGACCAGTTCGCCGCCCTGGCCGAGGGCGACGTGCCCGGCCCGCGCGAACTGGCCATCCAGGTGGTCGCCCTGATGGACGGCCTCCAGATCCAGTGGCTGCGCGAGCCGGAGACGATCGACCTGGTCACCGCGTGGGACGCGGCGGCGGCCCGCCTGTTCAGGCCTTAG
- a CDS encoding NYN domain-containing protein: protein MARVRAALYLDFDNVFSALIRQDPDVAIQFAEEPGAWLSRLTTSLTVDGPRRWLILRCYMNPGGWVPHPDPSAGTQRLYYSRFRPYFVNAGFEVIDCPRLTHTKNAADIRMVVDAVDALGDPVQHDEFVIASGDSDMTPLLVRLRRADRRTTIVSPADAALAFTSVADRLITSQELLELVQGEPVESEEQPVVVTASGEPEPPASFGQFRDLVTWRFTAAPGPLNLASLAHDLRRQLGTGVDESNWFGFGGFVRALESLRLPHAKFSNHFVWDDSRHGPPETAGGAGSAPEPVVRLSAPLGLPRLPRDMWPPVYQALADYAAGHHFNLTEATRWARDALAEQGVDVSRSAIAFVTRGTAFGGAPLYRTPPPNAEEVATAFADNVLNRAEAAAIALTEEECAEVRSWLGAPDPKA from the coding sequence ATGGCTCGCGTACGCGCTGCACTGTATCTGGACTTCGACAACGTGTTCAGCGCCCTCATCAGGCAGGACCCGGATGTCGCCATCCAGTTCGCCGAGGAGCCGGGCGCCTGGCTGTCCCGGTTGACCACGTCGTTGACCGTGGACGGTCCACGCCGTTGGCTCATCCTGCGGTGCTACATGAATCCGGGCGGCTGGGTGCCGCATCCCGATCCGTCCGCCGGGACGCAGCGGCTCTACTACTCGCGCTTCCGGCCGTACTTCGTGAACGCCGGCTTCGAGGTGATCGACTGCCCGCGGCTGACCCACACGAAGAACGCGGCCGACATCCGGATGGTGGTCGACGCGGTGGACGCGCTCGGCGATCCGGTGCAGCACGACGAGTTCGTGATCGCGTCCGGCGACTCGGACATGACACCGCTGCTGGTGCGGCTGCGGCGGGCCGACCGGCGGACCACGATCGTCTCCCCGGCCGACGCCGCGCTCGCCTTCACCTCGGTGGCCGACCGGCTGATCACCAGCCAGGAGCTGCTGGAGCTGGTGCAGGGCGAGCCGGTGGAGAGCGAGGAGCAGCCGGTGGTGGTGACGGCGTCCGGCGAACCCGAGCCGCCGGCCTCCTTCGGCCAGTTCCGGGACCTGGTCACCTGGCGGTTCACGGCGGCGCCGGGCCCGCTCAACCTGGCCTCGCTCGCCCACGACCTGCGCCGTCAGCTGGGCACCGGGGTGGACGAGTCGAACTGGTTCGGGTTCGGCGGGTTCGTCCGGGCGCTGGAGAGCCTGCGGCTGCCGCACGCCAAGTTCTCCAACCATTTCGTGTGGGACGACAGCCGGCACGGGCCGCCGGAGACCGCGGGCGGGGCCGGTTCCGCGCCGGAGCCGGTGGTCCGGCTGAGCGCCCCGCTCGGCCTGCCGCGGCTGCCGCGGGACATGTGGCCGCCGGTCTACCAGGCGCTGGCCGACTACGCCGCCGGCCACCATTTCAACCTCACCGAGGCGACCCGCTGGGCCCGGGACGCGCTGGCCGAGCAGGGGGTGGACGTGAGCCGGTCGGCGATCGCGTTCGTCACCCGGGGGACCGCGTTCGGCGGCGCCCCGCTCTACCGGACGCCGCCGCCGAACGCCGAGGAGGTCGCGACGGCGTTCGCGGACAACGTGCTGAACCGGGCCGAGGCGGCCGCGATCGCGCTGACCGAGGAGGAGTGCGCCGAGGTCCGCTCCTGGCTCGGAGCACCGGACCCTAAGGCCTGA
- a CDS encoding vWA domain-containing protein: MVRAPQPTETDPNTLACHAAWRELCEHPLFAPMTRERGHPRPDASLTLVAAPVPGSARVTMDGRITASRARRLDEAEWRWVLAHCLLHLGFDHFDPAVEHDAAFRAAACVAVTRFQRAVKLGREPDPLPQLLPTAEEATLAARWRREGVPDGLAGPPDLDPAPVRFRPGAEPSWPERFASGLSAAAMAGVEVAGGARGSITERAPHRGPAQRAMSWFVGSYPLLGGVAAGFTLVADGVLAQSQGIAIAAVSAEAGEIYVNPWRSLSEEEWRFVLAHELLHVALRHADRVGGRDPYLWNVACDFVINGWLVEMGVGVMPDGTLHDPEFAGASAEHVYDRIAGDLRRMRKLATLRGQGAGDMLGEALPWAGRRAGGVDLDEYCRRALLTGFAYHRGGGRGDLPAGLVAEIRVLEQPPLPWDVRLARWFDEHVPLVEPVRSYARPSRRQSATPDIPRPGRHYPEELVRRQTFGVVVDTSGSMSHQLMGRALGAIASYATARDVPAARVVFCDAAAYDAGYLPVDDIAGRVRVRGRGGTRLQPAIDLLERADDFPREGPILVITDGECDVLRIRRPHAYLMPRGARLPFTPRGEVFSLR; this comes from the coding sequence ATGGTCCGCGCACCGCAGCCGACGGAGACCGATCCGAACACGCTCGCCTGTCACGCCGCGTGGCGGGAGCTGTGCGAGCACCCGCTGTTCGCGCCGATGACCCGCGAGCGAGGCCACCCCCGTCCGGACGCGTCGCTGACGCTGGTCGCCGCGCCGGTCCCGGGAAGCGCCCGGGTCACCATGGACGGCCGGATCACGGCGAGCCGGGCCCGCCGCCTCGACGAGGCGGAGTGGCGCTGGGTGCTCGCGCACTGCCTGCTGCACCTGGGTTTCGACCACTTCGATCCGGCGGTCGAGCACGACGCCGCGTTCCGGGCGGCGGCCTGCGTGGCGGTGACCCGGTTCCAGCGGGCCGTGAAGCTGGGCCGCGAGCCGGACCCGCTGCCGCAGCTGCTGCCGACGGCGGAGGAGGCCACGCTGGCGGCCCGCTGGCGCCGGGAGGGGGTGCCGGACGGGCTCGCCGGTCCCCCGGACCTGGATCCCGCCCCGGTCCGGTTCCGGCCGGGGGCGGAGCCGTCCTGGCCGGAGCGGTTCGCGTCGGGCCTGTCGGCGGCCGCCATGGCCGGGGTGGAGGTGGCCGGCGGCGCCCGCGGGTCGATCACCGAACGGGCTCCCCACCGGGGCCCGGCACAGCGGGCGATGAGCTGGTTCGTCGGGTCGTACCCGCTGCTCGGCGGGGTGGCGGCCGGGTTCACGCTGGTCGCCGACGGCGTGCTGGCGCAGAGCCAGGGCATCGCGATCGCGGCGGTGTCGGCCGAGGCGGGCGAGATCTACGTGAACCCGTGGCGGTCGCTGAGCGAGGAGGAGTGGCGGTTCGTGCTGGCCCACGAGCTGCTGCACGTCGCGTTGCGGCACGCCGACCGGGTGGGCGGCCGGGACCCGTACCTGTGGAACGTGGCCTGCGACTTCGTGATCAACGGCTGGCTCGTGGAGATGGGGGTCGGGGTGATGCCGGACGGGACACTGCACGATCCGGAGTTCGCCGGGGCCTCGGCCGAGCACGTGTACGACCGGATCGCCGGTGACCTGCGCCGGATGCGGAAACTGGCGACGCTGCGCGGGCAGGGCGCCGGGGACATGCTGGGCGAGGCGCTGCCGTGGGCCGGCCGCCGGGCCGGTGGAGTGGACCTGGACGAGTACTGCCGCCGCGCGCTGCTGACCGGGTTCGCGTACCACCGGGGTGGTGGCCGTGGGGATCTGCCGGCCGGGCTGGTCGCCGAGATCCGGGTGCTGGAGCAGCCGCCGCTCCCGTGGGACGTGCGGCTGGCCCGCTGGTTCGACGAGCACGTGCCGCTGGTGGAGCCGGTCCGGAGTTACGCCCGCCCGTCCCGCCGCCAGTCGGCGACCCCGGACATCCCGCGCCCCGGCCGCCACTACCCGGAGGAACTGGTCCGGCGGCAGACGTTCGGCGTGGTGGTGGACACCTCCGGTTCGATGAGCCATCAGCTGATGGGCAGGGCGCTGGGGGCGATCGCGTCGTACGCCACCGCCCGGGACGTGCCGGCCGCCCGGGTGGTGTTCTGCGACGCGGCCGCGTACGACGCCGGTTATCTGCCGGTCGACGACATCGCCGGCCGGGTGCGGGTGCGCGGCCGTGGCGGCACCCGCCTCCAGCCGGCGATCGACCTGCTGGAACGCGCGGACGACTTCCCCCGGGAGGGGCCGATCCTGGTGATCACCGACGGCGAGTGCGACGTGCTGCGGATCCGGCGGCCGCACGCGTACCTCATGCCGCGCGGCGCCCGCCTGCCGTTCACTCCGCGCGGCGAGGTGTTCAGCCTGCGCTGA